ATGTGAGCCGCGAATATGAGAACTTCACTTTGGCGCGCGTCTTGATGTCGCAGGGCGAGCTGCGCAAGGCTTTGGGCTGGCTCTCGCGAATTAGCCTGGAAGCGAAACAGGCGGACCGGATTGCAAGCCGAATTGAAGCGCTGCTGCTTCAGGCTATTTGCAACAAGGAGCTCGGGGACTATGGCGACGCGGTTGGAGCGTTGGCGCAAGCCTGTGAATTAGCGCGTCCGGAAGGGTTTATCCGTATCTTTATGGACGAGGGACAGGCGTTAACCCCTCTATTCGAACGGTGGTTAAGCGAAGCTTCGCTCGATGAAGAAATGGCTGCATACGCGAATCTGTTGCGAGAGAGGATTTCCGAGGGTGGTTGGACTGCCTCGTATGCCCGGATGAAGGATAACCTCACCGTCAAATTGACAGGGCGGGAACGGGAAGTATTGCGGAAAATCGGCGAGGGTCTTTCGAACGAAGAAATCGGCGGACAGCTTTTTCTATCCACGGGTACTGTTAAGAAGTACGCTTATAATATTTACGAGAAGCTGCAGGTGAAAAATCGGGTGCAGGCCATCTCGAGAGCAAAGGAAATGGGATTGTTGTAAAAGGCCAATTTATGGGATAAGGTTCTTGTCACTAGCGGATGACAAGAACCTTATCCCATTCCTCGTTCACACAAATGATACATCAGACTCGTCGTTGAATTCTTCCTCCAGCACCTCGACCGGTACCGTTTGCTCTTCATCCGGCGTAGCCGTCGGATGAATTCTCGCCGTGCCTGCCCCTACGTTTACATGCTCGATAAAAACGGGGACGCCGAAATAAGATACGGTAATCGCATCCGGTGAATCGGCGATCTCCTTTGCTCTAAACGCTTCCACAGTCCATCACCTCTTGCAAAGTATTTACAGAGTCTCGGATGTTTATCCACGCGCCCGCATCGAACAAAAACACGATTTTTCTCGAACAAATTCCCTCTTTTCATTCAAATAAATCTCGCTGCGAAACAATTACCCTCCCCTCTAAAAACAACTGTCGGTTACCCGTGAACCTTCCTTTCGATAAAATGAAAGCGTATACGAAGCTGAGAGGGAGATTATGATGAACTTTGACTTAAATATAGTGCCATTCAGCCGAAGAGACTCGTTCTTGGCGGTCTCGATTCTGCCCGGAGCCCAAGATAGAGAACAAGGTCTGTATCTGCGCACCGTTCGCGGCGGCGATGATAAATTCGGCGAGGCTTTTCATGTCGCCATGCTGGATGAAGGCGGTAGCAACGTACCATTCCAATCCGAAGCCTCACCCGAACGGGTGAAACTGACATCGGAACGCGGCTCAACGGTCGAGATCTGTATTTCCGACAGCCGGACGTTCCGCGTTCGGACAAGCGGCTGCGGAATCCGCTTAACCTTTCGTACATCCGCCTATGATTACGCGTTTCAAGAATCGCCGGGCAGATGGGAAGTAAACAGCTTCACCCATGAATGCAGGTTCAGGCTTACGGCGCTTGCTGGAGAGCTGCGGATGGAAGTGCCTTGGGATAAAATCAAAAGCTCTTACGTTATCGCCGATTTCCTGCCTGACCCTAAGACGGGGCATTCCGAGTTTGCTATTGAAGAATTCCGGACCGTACTGGAGCCGCGGGCTGCTTGGAAGCCATTCGACGATATCGTAAATGAAGTGAAGGAAGAGTTTAATCAGTGGTTGAATAACAGCTTATCGATGCCCGAACGCTGGGAAGAAAGCCGTGCTCTCGCTTCCTATATTACTTGGTCCTGCCTTGTTCCGGCGGAAGGATGCCTGACGCGTCCCGCCATGTATATGTCGAAGAACTGGATGACGAATATTTGGAGCTGGGATCACTGCTTTAATGCCATGGCGCTGGTACGCCATGATCCGAAGCTGGCTTGGGATCAGTTCATGATCTTCTTTGACCGCCAGGATGAGAGCGGGCTCCTCCCGGATTTCATCAACGATAAGTATGCGTTATGGAACTGCAACAAACCGCCTATTCACGGATGGACGCTTGCTTGGATGATGGCTCGCACGGATTATATTCAGCAAGAGCAGCTGAATGAGGTTTACGGACCTTTGTCCAAATGGACAAATTGGTGGTTCCGGTACCGCGATAATGATGGCGACGGCATTCCGCAATACAATCACGGCAATGATTCCGGATGGGATAACAGTACGGCGTTTAACAATGGCATTCCAGTCGAGAGCCCGGATTTGGCGGCTTTTCTAATTATTCAATCGGAAGTACTGGCCGACCTTGCGGAACGGCTTGGAAAAGCGGAAGAGGCGGTTGGATGGCGGAAGCTTGCGGAGGACACACTAGAAAAGATGATTGCCCATTTCTGGGAGAACGGCCGTTTTACGTCCTGCTGCTCCGGCACTCACGAGAAATCGGAAGGAGACAGTCTGCTCCTGTTCGTACCGATTCTATTGGGCAGCCGCCTGCCTGAACAGATCCGGGCAGCTTTATTGCAAGGATTGAGAGACGAAGACAGATTTTTGACGAGTAACGGCTGGGCTACGGAAAATCTGAATAGCCCTTTCTATCATTCCGATGGCTATTGGCGCGGGCCAATCTGGGCGCCATCGACCATGCTTTTGGTTGAAGGAGTTGCCGCGGCGGGAGACCGCGAGCTTGCGGAAACGGTTTCGCAGCGATTCTGCGCGATGCTTGACCGAAGCGGGATGGCTGAGAATTTCGACGCGGTTACGGGGGAAGGCTTGCGGGATCGCGCATTCACCTGGACATCCAGCGTATTTCTGATCTTGGGAAATGAATATACAAATTAATGGATTTGCCGCACTTCTTCACTGTCTTAAATGGACCGGTGAGGAAGTGCTTTTGACGTTTGGGGACATATGACATTGTCTGTCAGAAAGGTCCATGCTACAATTCAGATGATTTTTGCAAGAAGCAGCACGGAGGGCATCCCTATGAACGATTTACTGAAACGGCTTCGCATTCGCCTTCAGCCAAGCTCTTACCGAAGCATTCGCACCAAATTTCTTTTCTGCTTTCTAGTCGTAACGATTATTCCGCTGCTTTCGCTTGGCGCCATGTCCTACTACCAATCGGCGAAGGTTATCAATTCCCAGTTCGGCAAATACGGCGAGAACGCTGTAGCGCAGCTGGAGCAGCAGACGAGTTCCTATTTGAACCGGATGAATCAAACGACGGAGACTATTTATACGTATTTGCTTGATCCCGCGTGGGCTGACTTAGGAGATCAGCCGCCTTCTACCTATAGCGATATTATGGATAAAAATGATTTGGAGGCGCTTTTGAAAGCGCTTAAAACCGATCGGACGACCGGCATTTATATCATTACTCGTACCGGCTATTATTATGGGGAAAATAATCTTGACGTATCCAAGCTGCAAGCCATTCCCGCATGGCATACGATGCCGGATTCCCAATCAGGCAAATATTGGCTTGGGTTCTACCTTCAGAATCACGGAATGAAAGATACGGTTGATGCGGGGCTGCCTGTTCTGGGCTTGGCCGTTTCGATTAATAACCCTTACGGTGCTTTAAAAGGCAGTAAAATTCTCATCGAAGAGAATGCCGAAGAGCTGCTTCATATGTTCAAGCTGTTCGAGAGCGATACAAAGGCTCATCTAAGCATCCGTAATTCGAGCGGAAGGGTCATTTACGAAACGCCAGGTGCTTTTACATCGCAATCGAGCGATATTGTCTGGAACAAAACCATTGCCGTAAACGGATGGAACATAGAATCAAGGCTGCCTGCCGCGTCGTTCTATCGTTCCTCCGGCATTATCAGGTCGAATACGATAATCGTGGCGACGGCTTCCTGCCTTTTGGCATTTGGACTGGCCTATTTGTTCTCCTCCCGCTTTACCGTACGGATCCGCCGGCTCAAAGACGCGATGCAGAAGGTCAGCTTCGGCAAGCTCCATACGAGAACGCAGGTTGAAGCGAAGGACGAACTGGGTGTTCTCGATATCAGCTTTAACAATATGGTGAGCGGCATACAGACGTTAGTCGGGGAGATTGAGCAAAGCGAAAGGCTTAAGAAGGAAGCGGAGCTTAAAGCTTTTCATTATCAGATTAATCCCCATCTGCTGTTTAATACGCTGAACTCGATCCAATGGAAAGCAAGACTTCAGGGAGCGGAGGACATCCGCCAGATGCTGTACCATCTGACAAAGGTACTGGAAGGAAATCTGCATATATCGCAGGAGATGATTCCGCTTGGCAGCGAGCTGAGGATTATTGAGCATTATCTCAAAGTCCAGGAAATACGTTATGGCTCCGTGTTTACGTACAAGCTGGAATGCGACGAGCAGCTAAAGCGCTATCTGATTCCCCGCATGACGCTGCAGCCGTTATTCGAAAATATTTTTTTCCACGGATTCGAGGACGGTCAAGGAGAGATTAGGTTGACCATTCGCGAATCAGGCAATCATTTGCGGCTTATTCTGTCCGATAACGGAGCGGGAATTCCCGCAGAGAAGCTGGAGCGATTGCTTTTGCCGAATACGGAGAAGCGCAAGGGCAGGGGAGGGCTTGGCGTGCAGAATGCGAATCAGAAGTTCAAGCTGCATTTTGGACCGCAGTTCGGGTTAAACGTGCAATCGATTCATGGGGAAGGGACAACCATCATCATCGAATGGCCCAAGAAGGAGGAGAATCCGCATGGAAACGGAAACAGCCATTAAAGTATTGATTGCAGACGACGAGAGTATTGTCCGTAAAGGACTCCGTTCAACCGTACCTTGGGAGAAATACGGAATGGAAGTGGTCTCGGATGCCCCAAACGGGCGTAAAGCTTGGGAAGCTTTTCTGGAACACCGGCCCCAAGTCGTCATCACGGATATCGTAATGCCCGAGATGGACGGCATTGAATTGTCGCGGAAGGTGAAAGAAGCGGCTCCCGATACTAAAATCATTCTGCTTAGCTGCCATCGGGATTTTGAATACGCGCAGCAGGGCATGAAGCTTGGGGCCTCCGGCTATCTGCTTAAAACGGCTTTCGAGGATGAAGAGCTGGAGGAAATGCTGGTGAAGTTTCAAAGAGAGTTTGCGGCAGTTTCGAAATCAACTGCCGTTAAAGACAAGGAAAGCGATCAAGGAGAGCGACTGAGCACTCTGCTATATGCTTGGCTGAACGGACACAATGATAAGTTTGTTGGCGAAATGGAGAAGCATTCCCGCGAGGACTGGTCATTTGACGGGGAGTCTGTCTATATCTATTTGATTAAAACCTTGGGCTGCGAATGCACCTGGCCGGATCTGCTCAGGCAAGGCACTGCCGAGGATCAGCAGCTTTGCACCGGCATGCTTATCCCTTACGGGGAAGAACGCTGTTATTGCATGCTGCCGAAATCAAAGGTAAATGCTATGGAAAGCTTGCTGGTGGAGCAAAAAAGCGAGATTGCAAAGCTGCAGTGGGTGAGAAGGGGACCGCTCTCGGATACGGACGAAAGGCTTGAAGCTTTGCTGTCGCTTCATAAAGAGGCTGAATTGGAAAAGGCGTATAATGTATCCAAATCGGATTGGCCGGAAGCCATTTGGCGCGCCGTCAAGCTGCTACATGACAATCCGTCCGCCGAATGGTCCGTTAGCGACGTGGCAAGGCAGGTAGGTCTCAGCCGAAGCCATTTCTCGATTCTGTTCAAGAAAGCGGTAGGGGACAGCTTTGTTGCTTTTCAATATAAGCGGAAGCTTAAGCTGGCTACGGGATTATTAAGAGATACCCATCTTACGATGCAGGAAATTGCCGAGCGCACGGGGCTTGGCGACAGCAAATATTTCAGTAAATGGTTTAAGCGGTGCACGGGGGAAACGCCAAGCCGCTACCGTTCCGAACAAAAAGACAATAGGCATCAAACAGAAGATCACCTGCCTTCGTAATCGAACAAAAACACGCAAACAATCGAATACTTATCGGTTTTGAACCGCTTTCATTTTCGTTATGATGAAAGCGGTTCAATTATTATATATCTCATTTTCAAAAGGGGAGCTGCCAGAAATGAAAAACAAACTAACCTTGATTCTTCTGACAACAGTAGTGGCGATGGCCACGCTAACGGCATGCGGCGGCAATAATGAAAACTCGGGCGGAAACGCGGCGCAGTCCGCGGGCGGCAAGGGTTCAGCTGATGTGAAGAAGCTTCGCTTCGCTACATGGGATACAGGCGACGCGCTTAAAATCGAGCAGGATATCGCGAAGAAATTCGAAGCTGATCATCCCGGAACGCAGGTGCAGGTAGAAGCCTACGCGGATGGCTTTGACCAGAAGCTAGCAGCGGGCTTTGGCGCTACGAATCCGCCGGATGTCATGTACATGTGGGATTTTCCAACGTATCACCGTTCGCTTGAACCTCTTAACAGCTACGCGGACGGCGACAAAGATCTGAATAAGGATGATTTCTACAGCGGTTTGTTCAACTATGCGACTATAGATAACAATCTCTATGGCATTCCGGCAGGCTTTACGACTCGCGTGGTCTACTACAACAAAAAGATGTTTGACGATGCGGGCATCCCTTATCCGAAGGATGGCTGGACATGGGATGAATTTCAGTCCGCTGCCCAGAAGCTGACGGATAAATCGAAGAAGCAATACGGCTTTGGCGTACGCGCGGAGAATGATACGTATGATCTGCAAGGCTTTGTATGGAGCAACGGCGGTTCTTATATTTCGGAGGACGGCAAAACAATCGACGGCTATATGAACAGCAAGGAAACGGCCGGTGCCATTCAACTGTTTGGCGACATGCTGAAGAACGGATCGGCTGTACTGACGGGCGGTAAAGGGCAGCAAAGCGGCGAGGATATTTTCAAAGGCGGCAAAATCGCCATGTGGGAAAGCGGCATCTGGCCGCTGGAGTCCTTCAAGCAGGCAGGCATTGACGTAGGCACGGTAGAGATGCCGGCCTTCCCGGGCAAGCCGGTAAAAGGCGTCGTTGCCGAATCTGCCCTATCCATTGCCAAGGATTCCAAGCAGAAGGAGCTGGCTTGGGAATTTATCAAATATTACGTGTCGAGCGAAGCCATTAAGATGCGCGTAGCCGATTTGCCGGTACGGGTAAGCGTAGTGAGCGAACTGAAAAAGGATCAGGATCCTCTATACAAGCCTTACTACACGATGCTGGAGCGCTCGGATAATACGCCCGCATTCCTTCTTAACGACAAGTGGAATGAAGTGAACCGGCAGCTGTCCGCCGCGGTTGAAGCGGTCGTGCATGGCAGCAAAGCGCAGGATGCGCTTAATCAAGCCGTGAAGGACAGCGAGCGGTATTTGAAATAACATTACAGCTTTGGAAAGAAGGTTAGGAGATGGCTCAGACCTACTCGCAGACAGCAGGGAACAACGCGGCCAGCTTCACGCCTAGAAGAAAACGCAGATGGGGTGGGGCTGCGCCCTACCTCTTCATCTTCCCGTGGATCTTCGGATTCCTCGTTTTCACGCTAGGCCCGTTATTGTTCTCGCTTATTATTTCGTTTTTTGATTGGCCGATCGTAGGCCAGGTGCATTTCATCGGTCTTGGAAATTACAAATCCATGTTTACGGATGATCCGTTATTCTGGAAGTCGCTTGGCGTAACGCTTAAGTTTGCCGCCCTTTTTGTTCCTTTCAATATTATCGTTGCGCTAGGGCTTGCCATTCTGCTCAATCAGAACACGCGCGGCACGGCTATTTTCCGAACCGCCTTTTATCTGCCGTCCGTCATTTCCGGCGTTGCCCTGGCGATGATCTGGTCGTGGGTGTACAGCGGAGATTACGGCATCTTGAATTATTTTCTCTCGATCATTGGCGTGCAAGGTCCGGACTGGCTGAACGATACCAAATGGTCCATGGTTGCGATGGTTGTCGCCAGCCTATGGGGGCAAGGCTCCATGATGCTTGTCTTTCTCGCGGGGCTTAAGGGAATTCCGAAGGATCTTTATGAATCAGCTTCGCTTGACGGCGCGGGGAAAATCAGGCAGTTCTTCAGCGTAACGGTGCCAATGCTTAGCCCGACCATTCTGTTCAACCTGATTACGTCCATTATCGCGGCCTTCCAGCAGCTGACTCTGGCTTTACTCTTGACGGGCGGCGGGCCGATGAAAGCCACTTACTTCTATGCGATGTACATGTACGAGAATGCGTTCAAATATTACAAAATGGGTTATTCCGCAGCTAACGCATGGTTTATGTTCCTTATCGTGCTTACGTTAACCTTCCTGGTATTCAAGTCTTCCGAGGCGTGGGTGTTCTATGAAGGCGAGATGAAGCGCAAGCCGCAGAAGAAAACGAAAGCTGGCGGAAAGGGGAAAACAGCATGAAAAAGCTATTCATCTATGCGTTATTGATCTGCTGCTCGCTGCTGTTCGCCGCACCGCTGTTCTGGGCGGTGACCACGGCGCTCAAGTCGCAGCCGGAGCTGTACCTCTTTCCGCCGAAATGGATTCCTTCCATTTGGAAATTCAGCAACTTCTCGGATGCTTGGACGATACAGCCCTTCAACTTATTTTTGAAAAATACGGTTATCGTGACGCTGTTGTCAACGATCGGCCAGCTGGTATCCTGTACGCTTGTGGCTTACGGATTCGCAAGATTCGAATTCAAGGGACGCAATCTGCTGTTTCTGGTCGTGCTGGCGACGATGATGATTCCTTGGGAAGTTACGATGATTCCGCAATACATGGAGTTTAACTACCTGGGCTGGATCAATACGCTTAAGCCGCTTATTGTTCCATCGTGGTTCGGATCGGCGTATTTCATCTTTCTGCTGAGACAATTTATTCTGACTCTTCCGCGTGAATTAGATGAAGCAGCGACGATCGACGGAGCAAACAAATTCGGCATTCTTGCGAGAATCATCGTGCCGCTTATGGGGCCGCCGCTTATTCTGGTCGGAGTGTTCCAAGTGATGAACTGCTGGAATGATTACCTGGGACCGCTGATTTTCCTTAATGATCAGTCGAAATACACGCTTACGCTTGGCTTGTCGCAGTTCAAGGGGATGTTTGGCGTCGATATGCAGTCCATTATGGCGATTACCTGTCTGATCTCGATTCCGCCGCTTGCCGTATTTTTCTTCGCGCAGCGTTATATTGTAGGCGGAATCGCCAATACGGGGATTAAATAAACAGAGAGCTTTGCGATTCGGGAGGAGAAGCATCATGACAAACAAGACAATCGAACGGGATTGGGACAATCTGGCGGTGCTGGAGCGCAACCGGGCGAAAAGCCGGGCGTATTTCATCCCTTTTTCTGATATAGAAGGCGCTTTGAGCTATGACAGGGGGAGCTCCCCTTGGTTCAAATCCTTAAACGGCAACTGGAAGTTTAATTACGTGAAAGGACCTGAATGGGCGCCGGAAGGATTTTTTGAAGAGAGCTACGATATCTCCGGCTGGGACGAGATTCAGGTTCCGGGTCACTGGCAGCTGAAGGGATACGGCCATCCGCATTATACGGATCTGTATTATCCGTTTCCGGTCGATCCTCCCCATGTGCCTAACGATAATCCGACAGGCAGCTACGTGCGGGAGTTTGAGCTTCCTCCGTATTGGAACGGAAGAAAGCTGGCGGTTAAGTTTGACGGCGTAGACAGCGCCTTTCATGTATGGGTGAACGGTGAGTTCGTCGGGTACAGCCAAGGAAGCCGCTTAACGTCGGAGTTTGATTTAACGCCTTATGCAAAAGCCGGGATCAACCGCATGGCCGTCCGTGTTTATCAATGGTCGGACGGTTCCTACCTGGAAGATCAGGATATGTGGTATATGAGCGGTATTTTCCGGGATGTGTATCTGGTTTCCGAGCCATCCACTATCCGTATTGCGGACTACCGGATCGTGACCGAACTGGACGCACAGTATTGCGATGCTATCCTGTCCCTAAAGGTAGAATTGAACGGAGACGACCTGCAAGGGGAAGTCAGATTGAAACTGCTGGATCAGGAAGGCAAGCCGGTTGCTTCCGCGGTTAATCCGATCGGTCCGGCAAGCCGGAATCAAGCTTGTACCGAATTCGCGATTCCGGTATCAAAACCCGCGCTGTGGAGCGCCGAAGCACCGGAACTGTATCATTTGGCGATTAGCATTGTTGATCAACATAACCACGTGGTGGAGACGGTTGCCCAGCGGGTAGGCTTCCGCAAGATTGAAGTGAAGGACGGACAGTTTCTGGTGAATGGCAAAGCCATCCTGCTCAAAGGCGTAAACCGGCATGACCATCACCCGGATACGGGACGTACGGTTACGCTGTCCACGATGATTCAAGATGTCATTATGATGAAGCAATATAACATTAATGCGGTCAGAACGGCCCATTATCCGAATGATCCCCGGTTCTATGACGTTTGCGATGAATACGGGTTATATGTTATGGAAGAAACGGATTTGGAGACTCATGGATTCGAGCCGCTTGGCAACATTTCGCGTTTAAGCGATGATCCCGCCTGGCAGGACGCGTATGTCGACCGGATCCGCCGCATGGTCGAGCGCGATAAGAACCATCCATCCATCTTGTTCTGGTCGCTTGGCAACGAGTCCGGCTTTGGCTGCAATTTCAGGGCAATGTCGGAATGGTGCAAGCAGGCAGATCCAACCCGGCTCATCCATTATGAAGAAGACCGGGAAGCGGAAGTATGCGACGTTGTGAGCACGATGTATTCTTCCGTTGAGAAAATGGAAGGCTTCGGACAGCTGGTTGATCAGACCAAACCGCATATTTTGTGTGAATTCGCTCATGCGATGGGCAATGGTCCAGGGGGGCTTAAGCCGTATTTCGATACCTTTGATGCTTACCGAAGATTGCAGGGCGGCTTCGTATGGGAATGGATTGACCACGGTATTTCCCGGAAGACGGCTGACGGAAAAGACGATTACGCCTATGGCGGAGACTACGGGGATGAACCGAATAACAGCAATTTCGTTATTGACGGTCTTGTTCGTCCCGACCGGACGCCTTCACCGGGACTTATCGAATACAAGAAGATTATCGAGCCTGTAAGGGTCGAATATTTATCCAACCATCGTATACGCGTCACCAACCGGTATGATTTTATTTCGCTTGATCACCTCCTTGCAGATTGGAGCGTGATTGCAGACGGACGTACGGTTCAAAGCGGTGTTCTGTTGCTGCCTCCGATTGGACCTGGAGAAAGCGCGGAGCTGATCGTTCCTGTTCGGACGGATGTACAGCATACCCGATTGGAGATTCATGCCGAGCGGTGGTTGAACATCGGTTTCTCGCTTGCAGCGGATTGCATTTGGGGAGAGCGGGGGCATGAGATCGCCTGGGAGCAGCTTGCGCTCGAAGCAGTGGAGATAAACACCTCGGCGGCAGCTGTAAATCTGCCTATTCGAAGCTTATCCTGCATAGAGGAAGGGCGGCAAATTATTCTGGAGAACGATTTATTCCAAATGGCC
This region of Paenibacillus sp. JDR-2 genomic DNA includes:
- a CDS encoding response regulator, with product METETAIKVLIADDESIVRKGLRSTVPWEKYGMEVVSDAPNGRKAWEAFLEHRPQVVITDIVMPEMDGIELSRKVKEAAPDTKIILLSCHRDFEYAQQGMKLGASGYLLKTAFEDEELEEMLVKFQREFAAVSKSTAVKDKESDQGERLSTLLYAWLNGHNDKFVGEMEKHSREDWSFDGESVYIYLIKTLGCECTWPDLLRQGTAEDQQLCTGMLIPYGEERCYCMLPKSKVNAMESLLVEQKSEIAKLQWVRRGPLSDTDERLEALLSLHKEAELEKAYNVSKSDWPEAIWRAVKLLHDNPSAEWSVSDVARQVGLSRSHFSILFKKAVGDSFVAFQYKRKLKLATGLLRDTHLTMQEIAERTGLGDSKYFSKWFKRCTGETPSRYRSEQKDNRHQTEDHLPS
- a CDS encoding H-type small acid-soluble spore protein, translating into MEAFRAKEIADSPDAITVSYFGVPVFIEHVNVGAGTARIHPTATPDEEQTVPVEVLEEEFNDESDVSFV
- a CDS encoding amylo-alpha-1,6-glucosidase, whose translation is MNFDLNIVPFSRRDSFLAVSILPGAQDREQGLYLRTVRGGDDKFGEAFHVAMLDEGGSNVPFQSEASPERVKLTSERGSTVEICISDSRTFRVRTSGCGIRLTFRTSAYDYAFQESPGRWEVNSFTHECRFRLTALAGELRMEVPWDKIKSSYVIADFLPDPKTGHSEFAIEEFRTVLEPRAAWKPFDDIVNEVKEEFNQWLNNSLSMPERWEESRALASYITWSCLVPAEGCLTRPAMYMSKNWMTNIWSWDHCFNAMALVRHDPKLAWDQFMIFFDRQDESGLLPDFINDKYALWNCNKPPIHGWTLAWMMARTDYIQQEQLNEVYGPLSKWTNWWFRYRDNDGDGIPQYNHGNDSGWDNSTAFNNGIPVESPDLAAFLIIQSEVLADLAERLGKAEEAVGWRKLAEDTLEKMIAHFWENGRFTSCCSGTHEKSEGDSLLLFVPILLGSRLPEQIRAALLQGLRDEDRFLTSNGWATENLNSPFYHSDGYWRGPIWAPSTMLLVEGVAAAGDRELAETVSQRFCAMLDRSGMAENFDAVTGEGLRDRAFTWTSSVFLILGNEYTN
- a CDS encoding carbohydrate ABC transporter permease; translated protein: MAQTYSQTAGNNAASFTPRRKRRWGGAAPYLFIFPWIFGFLVFTLGPLLFSLIISFFDWPIVGQVHFIGLGNYKSMFTDDPLFWKSLGVTLKFAALFVPFNIIVALGLAILLNQNTRGTAIFRTAFYLPSVISGVALAMIWSWVYSGDYGILNYFLSIIGVQGPDWLNDTKWSMVAMVVASLWGQGSMMLVFLAGLKGIPKDLYESASLDGAGKIRQFFSVTVPMLSPTILFNLITSIIAAFQQLTLALLLTGGGPMKATYFYAMYMYENAFKYYKMGYSAANAWFMFLIVLTLTFLVFKSSEAWVFYEGEMKRKPQKKTKAGGKGKTA
- a CDS encoding ABC transporter substrate-binding protein, encoding MKNKLTLILLTTVVAMATLTACGGNNENSGGNAAQSAGGKGSADVKKLRFATWDTGDALKIEQDIAKKFEADHPGTQVQVEAYADGFDQKLAAGFGATNPPDVMYMWDFPTYHRSLEPLNSYADGDKDLNKDDFYSGLFNYATIDNNLYGIPAGFTTRVVYYNKKMFDDAGIPYPKDGWTWDEFQSAAQKLTDKSKKQYGFGVRAENDTYDLQGFVWSNGGSYISEDGKTIDGYMNSKETAGAIQLFGDMLKNGSAVLTGGKGQQSGEDIFKGGKIAMWESGIWPLESFKQAGIDVGTVEMPAFPGKPVKGVVAESALSIAKDSKQKELAWEFIKYYVSSEAIKMRVADLPVRVSVVSELKKDQDPLYKPYYTMLERSDNTPAFLLNDKWNEVNRQLSAAVEAVVHGSKAQDALNQAVKDSERYLK
- a CDS encoding glycoside hydrolase family 2 TIM barrel-domain containing protein, with amino-acid sequence MTNKTIERDWDNLAVLERNRAKSRAYFIPFSDIEGALSYDRGSSPWFKSLNGNWKFNYVKGPEWAPEGFFEESYDISGWDEIQVPGHWQLKGYGHPHYTDLYYPFPVDPPHVPNDNPTGSYVREFELPPYWNGRKLAVKFDGVDSAFHVWVNGEFVGYSQGSRLTSEFDLTPYAKAGINRMAVRVYQWSDGSYLEDQDMWYMSGIFRDVYLVSEPSTIRIADYRIVTELDAQYCDAILSLKVELNGDDLQGEVRLKLLDQEGKPVASAVNPIGPASRNQACTEFAIPVSKPALWSAEAPELYHLAISIVDQHNHVVETVAQRVGFRKIEVKDGQFLVNGKAILLKGVNRHDHHPDTGRTVTLSTMIQDVIMMKQYNINAVRTAHYPNDPRFYDVCDEYGLYVMEETDLETHGFEPLGNISRLSDDPAWQDAYVDRIRRMVERDKNHPSILFWSLGNESGFGCNFRAMSEWCKQADPTRLIHYEEDREAEVCDVVSTMYSSVEKMEGFGQLVDQTKPHILCEFAHAMGNGPGGLKPYFDTFDAYRRLQGGFVWEWIDHGISRKTADGKDDYAYGGDYGDEPNNSNFVIDGLVRPDRTPSPGLIEYKKIIEPVRVEYLSNHRIRVTNRYDFISLDHLLADWSVIADGRTVQSGVLLLPPIGPGESAELIVPVRTDVQHTRLEIHAERWLNIGFSLAADCIWGERGHEIAWEQLALEAVEINTSAAAVNLPIRSLSCIEEGRQIILENDLFQMAFDSRQSGISSLRMNGKELLKKGPRLNFWRAPIDNDMYVLPDWRKAHLDKLTERIDACIWERLNAETVQIRWTSRIAPPVHDWGFRCETIYTVTGSGLITIDIHGVPEGEPPAMLPKIGLQMELPSDMDAVKWYGRGPGENYSDSKEAGRFGVYRKSVDELFTPYIYPQENGNRTDVRWVSVTDGGGIGLLAVGEPTLEFSARRYTDADLEAARHASDLTPRDFITLNLDYRQNGLGSNSCGPAQAPDCTVTPDEFRFRLLLKPYLSEDTAPERLSHQMRLEARRGLSTLGKE
- a CDS encoding carbohydrate ABC transporter permease yields the protein MKKLFIYALLICCSLLFAAPLFWAVTTALKSQPELYLFPPKWIPSIWKFSNFSDAWTIQPFNLFLKNTVIVTLLSTIGQLVSCTLVAYGFARFEFKGRNLLFLVVLATMMIPWEVTMIPQYMEFNYLGWINTLKPLIVPSWFGSAYFIFLLRQFILTLPRELDEAATIDGANKFGILARIIVPLMGPPLILVGVFQVMNCWNDYLGPLIFLNDQSKYTLTLGLSQFKGMFGVDMQSIMAITCLISIPPLAVFFFAQRYIVGGIANTGIK
- a CDS encoding sensor histidine kinase, with amino-acid sequence MNDLLKRLRIRLQPSSYRSIRTKFLFCFLVVTIIPLLSLGAMSYYQSAKVINSQFGKYGENAVAQLEQQTSSYLNRMNQTTETIYTYLLDPAWADLGDQPPSTYSDIMDKNDLEALLKALKTDRTTGIYIITRTGYYYGENNLDVSKLQAIPAWHTMPDSQSGKYWLGFYLQNHGMKDTVDAGLPVLGLAVSINNPYGALKGSKILIEENAEELLHMFKLFESDTKAHLSIRNSSGRVIYETPGAFTSQSSDIVWNKTIAVNGWNIESRLPAASFYRSSGIIRSNTIIVATASCLLAFGLAYLFSSRFTVRIRRLKDAMQKVSFGKLHTRTQVEAKDELGVLDISFNNMVSGIQTLVGEIEQSERLKKEAELKAFHYQINPHLLFNTLNSIQWKARLQGAEDIRQMLYHLTKVLEGNLHISQEMIPLGSELRIIEHYLKVQEIRYGSVFTYKLECDEQLKRYLIPRMTLQPLFENIFFHGFEDGQGEIRLTIRESGNHLRLILSDNGAGIPAEKLERLLLPNTEKRKGRGGLGVQNANQKFKLHFGPQFGLNVQSIHGEGTTIIIEWPKKEENPHGNGNSH